From Acidovorax sp. 1608163:
GCTGATTGACGCTGGCGCTTACATTAGCGGCTTTCTGGACCGCAAGCCCAACTCGCGTGCGGCCAATGCCCTGCTGACCCGGCGTGCGGGTTGAGCGCAGAGAACCTGTTCAAAGCGCGGTGCGTACTGCGTCGCGGTGGATCTTGAGGATAGACCTATGTGTGGAAGTGAACTGACCCCCTTGCCCGATGGCGTGCAGCGCGTGGCTGCCGCCTTGCTGGACAAAGGCCACCCGCATGCCCCGCGCATGCTCGACAACTCGGCCCGCACGGCACAGGAAGCCGCCGACGCTTTGGGCATTGCCATGGGGCAGATTGCCAAGAGCATCATTTTTCGGCGCAAGAGCGACGACGTGGCCGTGCTGGTGGTCACCTCGGGCGACAGGCGTGTGGACGAAAAGAAGGTCGAAGCCCATGTGGGCAAGGTGGGCCGCGCCGATGCGGACTTCGTCAAATCGCGCACGGGGTTTTCGATTGGCGGCGTCTCGCCCGTGGCCCATGCCACACCGCCCGTGACGCTGATTGACCAGGACCTGCTGCGCTTTGACGTGGTGTGGGCTGCTGCGGGCCATCCGCATGGCGTGTTTCCTCTGCACCCGAGCGACTTGCAGCGCCTGACGGGCGCCCCAGTGGTGGACGTGGTGCAGGCGGTGGCACCTGCGGCCCCGGTGAGCGCTCCAGCCACAGGGAGCGCAGGCGCATGAGTGCTACTGAATCCATAGCTTCTCGTGCTTTATTGATGAGCGATGCGGGCTATTTTGATTTGAACTCTGACGAAGTGGTGCCATCGCCGTGCATTTCGGTGTGCCGCCTGACGGACGACCGCATGCGCTGCGAAGGCTGCTTTCGCACGATTGACGAAATCCGCGCCTGGTCGGGCGCCGACAGTGCGCAGCGGCGTGCCATCTGGGTGACGTTGTTGCAGCGGGCCGGTGTGGCCTTGCCTGCACCGTTGGCCGCGCATGGCGTTGCGTCTTGAATTGGCGCGAGTCCTATAGATCCGTTCACGCTGAGCCTGTCGAAGCGCCGCGCCGTGCGTGATCGGGTTCAGCCTCTGTGTGTAACCCAGGAGCCCAGCCCATGAAGCACATCACGTTTTATCTGGACTTTGTGTCGCCCTATGCCTGGCTGGCGTTTGAGCGTTTGCCTGATGTGTTGGAGGGCCTGAGCTATAGCGTGGCTTACCAGCCGGTGCTGCTGGGCGCCTTGCTGCAGCAGCACGGCAACCCCGGCCCGGCGGGCATTGCCCCCAAGCGCGACTGGACCTACCGCCACGTGACCTGGCTGGGCCATGCGCAGGGCACGCCACTGCAGATGCCTGCGCGCCACCCGTTCAACCCACTGCCTTTGCTGCGCCAGGCGCTGGCGTGCAGTGACGACGGCCGCATCAACCGCTTTGTGGCGGGCGCGGTGCTGCGCCATGTGTGGCAGGGCGGGCACGACGCGCTGGACGCCGAGCGGCTGAAGGTGCTGGCCGCGCAATTGAGCGAGCAGATGCGCCTTGGGCAGGACATGCACAGCGATGCCCCCAAGGCGCTGCTGCGCGCCAATACCGAGGCGGCGCAAGCCGCCGGGGTGTTTGGCGTGCCCGCGTTTGGGGTGGATGGCAAGGTGTTTTGGGGGCTCGATGGCTTGCCCATGCTGCGGGCCTACCTGGCGGGGGACGCCTGGTTTGATGGCCCGCAGTGGGATGCGGTGCAGCAGGTGCCATCCGGCTTGCCGACGCCCGCCGAACGCAAGGCCTGAGTTTCCTTTTGCTATCGAATGTATAGCTGCTTGCGATTGTAGATAAAGCGCTGGCGGTCAATTTATCTTGGGTTTTGGCAAAGTGCCTGCCCGGCCCGCTGGGCCGTGCGATTGCAAGCCCCCAGCAAGCGCGCGGTGGTGCAATGGGCGCACTTGGTTGCACACCTTGGAGACAGCCCCGCATGCCCAACGCCTTTCCGTTTTCCTTGTCGCCTTTTGACTGCCTGGACCCGGAGGAACAGCGCCAGGTGCGCGGCAGTGTGGACATTGCCTACTTTCCGCAGAACGCGGTGATCCTGGAGCCTGGGGCGACGCCGTTGCACCTGTTCGTCATCGTCAAAGGCTATGTGCAGCAGCTCGACGATGGCGACGTGGTGGCCACCCTGGGACCGGACGATTGCTTTGACGGGCGCAGCCTGGTGGCCGGGCGCGTCAGCAGCCGGTTTGTGGCGGCGCAAGAGGTGGTGGCCTACCAGCTGGCGCGGCAGACGGTGATTGAGCTGATTGCCAGCAATGCTACGTTTGGCGCGTTGCTGTTTTCTGACCTGGGGCATAAGCTCAGTGTGCTTGCCGAGCGCCAGCAGCCGCGCGAGCTGCCGTCGCTGAGCCTGTCGCGCGTGGGCGAGGCCTTTTTGCGGCCTGTGCACAGCGTGGATGCGGGCACCGACATCCTGAGCGTGGTGCGCCTGATGCGCGAGCAGCGCACCTCCAGCGTGGTGGTGCTGGATGCGGTGGCGGGGCGCAAGGGCATTTTCAGCCGCACCTTGCTGCAGCAGGCCATTCTGGATGGGCGGCCCCTGCAGTCCATGCCGGTGGGGGACTGGGCGAAGTACCCGCTGATCGAGATCCGCTCCACGGAGCCGCTGGGTGACGCCATGGCCATCATGCTGCACCACCGCATCCACCGCCTGGTGGTGGAGGAGGGCGGGCAGATGCTGGGCGTGCTGGAAGCGCTGGATTTGCTGAGCTACCTCTCCAACCAGTCGCACATCGTCACGCTGCAAATCGAGCAGGCCCGCGACCTGGAGAGCCTGGGCAGCGCGGCGCTGCAGATCAGCAAGGTGATTGCGCTGCTGTTTCGCAGCGGCTCGCGGGTGGGCTTGATTGCGCGGCTGGTGCAGCAGCTCAATGCCCGGCTGTTTGAGCGGGCCTGGCAGCTCATTGCGCCGCCTGAGTTGGTGGCCAACAGCTGCCTTTTTGTGATGGGCAGCGAGGGGCGCGGTGAGCAGCTGCTCAAGACCGACCAGGACAACGGCCTGGTCTTGCGCGAGGGCTATGCACCACCGGCCGATCTGGCCGAGATCTGTGCGCGGTTCTCGGAAGCACTGGGCCAGTTTGGCTACCCTCCGTGCCCTGGCGGCATCATGCTCAGCAACCCCGCCTGGCGCCGTTCGGTGCCCGATTTTGCGGCCACGCTGCGCCAATGGGTGTGGCAGCCCGATGGCGACAACCTCATGCACCTGGCCATTTTCATGGACGCCCACGCCGTGGCGGGTGACGCCAAGCTGCTGGCCCAGGTCAGTGACAGCCTGCACCAGTCGGCCACCGACAACGACGCTTTGCTGGGCCGGTTTGCCGCCGCCATCGACGCCTTTGGCTCGCATGGCGGGTGGCTGAGCAAGCTGTTCTCGTTGGGCGAATCGCCCGCGCCGCTGCACTTGAAGAAGGAGGGGCTCTTTCCCTTGGTGCATGGCGTGCGCAGCTTGGCCCTGGCGCACCAGGTGCGCGCCACCTCGACCACGGCGCGGGTGCAGGCGCTGGTGGGCCTGGGGGCCTTGTCGCCGGGCGAGGGTGAGGACCTGGTGGAGGCGCTGCACGTGCTCATGGCCCTCAAGCTCAAGACCGGACTGGCCGAGCAGGCACAGGCAAGGCCGGTGAGTGGCACGGTCACGCTGCCGCAGCTCAGCAGCCTGGACCGGGATCTGCTCAAGGACGCACTGGGCGTGGTCAAGCGCTTTCAGCAGTTGCTGCGCACCCGCTTTCACCTGGGGGCGCTGTGATGGGCCGCGCGCTGGCGGGCTGGGCACGCCCAGGCGCCGATGGGCAGCGCCCGCAACTGGTGCCCGGCTGGGGGGCGCTGCGCCGCCGCTGGCTGGCCCACCGCCTGCGCGATGCCCGCTTTCAGCCACTGCTGCAGCCGCCGCCGGCGAATGAGTGGGTGGCGCTGGACTGCGAAACCACGGGCCTGGACGTCCGCAGTGACGAGATCGTCTCCATCGGCGCCGTGCGCATTGTGGGTGACCGTATCCTGACCAGCGAGCGGCTGGAACTGCTGGTGCGGCCCGAGCGCGCCGTCTCTGCACACAGCGTGCGCATCCACCGTCTGCGCACGCAAGACCTCGCCGACGGCCTGCCGCTGTACGAAGCGATTGAGCAACTGCTGGCCTTCATCGGCAGCCGCCCGCTCGTTGGGTACTACCTGGAGTTTGACGTGGCCATGCTCAACCGGGCCGTGCGCCCCTTGCTGGGCATTGGCCTGCCGCAGCCGTGCATCGAGGTGTCGGCGATGTACTACGACTACAAGTTCCACCAGTTGCCCCCCTACCAGCAGCACGCCAACGCGGACATCGACCTGCGCCTGAGCACCTTGATGCGCGACCTGGAGCTGCCTGAACGCGATGCGCACGACGCCGTCAACGATGCGGTGATGGCGGCACTGGCTTTCATCAAGTTAAAGCACTTGCGTTCTTCCTGAGGGCCGCGCTATCAAAGACCGCAGGGAGTTATGCAGGACATCTCCAGGGTTTTAAAACGGTGGTTCGCCGTGAAAAACGTTGCAGAATTTTGACGGATGCGTTTCAAAGTGTTGCGTAAATGCATAAATCAAGGCGATGGTGGCAATTTGCCGCGAGTTCGGGAGGGTGTAACACCTAAAATTTCGCAAGTTGTAGCTGCAGCTCGGGCGGAGACCCCGCACAAGCTGGATGCCACTCCTCCTGATGGACTAAAAGCAAACAAGGAAACCTCATGCAAAAGACGAATCGTTTGGCACTGGCTGTGCTGGCTCTCCTGGGCACCACCACCGCTGCTTTCGCTCAAAGCAGCGTTACGCTGTATGGCCGTGTGAACACCACGGTGGAACGCCAAGAAGTGGGCGATGTCAAGACCACTGGCTTGTTCAACAACTCCTCGCGTTTCGGCTTCAAGGGTTCTGAAGACCTGGGTGGCGGCCTGAAGGCTGGCTTCCAACTGGAAAGCGGCTTCAACTCTGACACTGGCGCTTCCGCCACTACTTTCTTCGGCCGTCAAAGCGAAGTGAATCTGTCCGGCGGCTTCGGTGCCGTGCGTCTGGGCCGTTTCACTGCTGAGTCCTACTACGCCACTGCTGACTACGTCAGCATGCACAACCATGACACCGGTTCGTCGTCCGACGCGTTCTACGCATACGTGATGCCCGATGCCAACAAGATTGCTTACCGCACTCCCACTTTCGGTGGCCTGACCATTGACGCCGCTGTGGCTCTGCACGAGCAGCCTACCGGCAAGGCTGGCAAGAACGCTTTTGATCTGGCTGCCAACTACAACCTGGGCGCTCTGGCCCTGGGCGCTGGCTACTCCAAGCAAGGCGACGTGAACCAATTCGCAGCCCGCGCTCTGTACACCTTCGGTGCTTTCACCGTTGGCGGCTACATTCAGCGTGACGAAGACGCTTACGTCCTGAACGGCGGCAAGCGCAACACCTTCCGTCTGGCTGGTGCTTACAACCTGGGCGCTTCCGAATTCCACGTGAACGTGGGCCGCGCTGGTGAGTACAAGAACCTGAACGACAGCGACGCTACCCAATACACTCTGGGCT
This genomic window contains:
- a CDS encoding YbaK/EbsC family protein, with product MCGSELTPLPDGVQRVAAALLDKGHPHAPRMLDNSARTAQEAADALGIAMGQIAKSIIFRRKSDDVAVLVVTSGDRRVDEKKVEAHVGKVGRADADFVKSRTGFSIGGVSPVAHATPPVTLIDQDLLRFDVVWAAAGHPHGVFPLHPSDLQRLTGAPVVDVVQAVAPAAPVSAPATGSAGA
- a CDS encoding DUF1289 domain-containing protein, producing MSATESIASRALLMSDAGYFDLNSDEVVPSPCISVCRLTDDRMRCEGCFRTIDEIRAWSGADSAQRRAIWVTLLQRAGVALPAPLAAHGVAS
- a CDS encoding 2-hydroxychromene-2-carboxylate isomerase; this translates as MKHITFYLDFVSPYAWLAFERLPDVLEGLSYSVAYQPVLLGALLQQHGNPGPAGIAPKRDWTYRHVTWLGHAQGTPLQMPARHPFNPLPLLRQALACSDDGRINRFVAGAVLRHVWQGGHDALDAERLKVLAAQLSEQMRLGQDMHSDAPKALLRANTEAAQAAGVFGVPAFGVDGKVFWGLDGLPMLRAYLAGDAWFDGPQWDAVQQVPSGLPTPAERKA
- a CDS encoding DUF294 nucleotidyltransferase-like domain-containing protein — encoded protein: MPNAFPFSLSPFDCLDPEEQRQVRGSVDIAYFPQNAVILEPGATPLHLFVIVKGYVQQLDDGDVVATLGPDDCFDGRSLVAGRVSSRFVAAQEVVAYQLARQTVIELIASNATFGALLFSDLGHKLSVLAERQQPRELPSLSLSRVGEAFLRPVHSVDAGTDILSVVRLMREQRTSSVVVLDAVAGRKGIFSRTLLQQAILDGRPLQSMPVGDWAKYPLIEIRSTEPLGDAMAIMLHHRIHRLVVEEGGQMLGVLEALDLLSYLSNQSHIVTLQIEQARDLESLGSAALQISKVIALLFRSGSRVGLIARLVQQLNARLFERAWQLIAPPELVANSCLFVMGSEGRGEQLLKTDQDNGLVLREGYAPPADLAEICARFSEALGQFGYPPCPGGIMLSNPAWRRSVPDFAATLRQWVWQPDGDNLMHLAIFMDAHAVAGDAKLLAQVSDSLHQSATDNDALLGRFAAAIDAFGSHGGWLSKLFSLGESPAPLHLKKEGLFPLVHGVRSLALAHQVRATSTTARVQALVGLGALSPGEGEDLVEALHVLMALKLKTGLAEQAQARPVSGTVTLPQLSSLDRDLLKDALGVVKRFQQLLRTRFHLGAL
- a CDS encoding 3'-5' exonuclease — protein: MGRALAGWARPGADGQRPQLVPGWGALRRRWLAHRLRDARFQPLLQPPPANEWVALDCETTGLDVRSDEIVSIGAVRIVGDRILTSERLELLVRPERAVSAHSVRIHRLRTQDLADGLPLYEAIEQLLAFIGSRPLVGYYLEFDVAMLNRAVRPLLGIGLPQPCIEVSAMYYDYKFHQLPPYQQHANADIDLRLSTLMRDLELPERDAHDAVNDAVMAALAFIKLKHLRSS
- a CDS encoding porin, coding for MQKTNRLALAVLALLGTTTAAFAQSSVTLYGRVNTTVERQEVGDVKTTGLFNNSSRFGFKGSEDLGGGLKAGFQLESGFNSDTGASATTFFGRQSEVNLSGGFGAVRLGRFTAESYYATADYVSMHNHDTGSSSDAFYAYVMPDANKIAYRTPTFGGLTIDAAVALHEQPTGKAGKNAFDLAANYNLGALALGAGYSKQGDVNQFAARALYTFGAFTVGGYIQRDEDAYVLNGGKRNTFRLAGAYNLGASEFHVNVGRAGEYKNLNDSDATQYTLGYNYNLSKRTKVYGYYTHVNNSRNAAYQSGVAGADFSSVAVGIRHNF